GAAATTTGCAGCTTTGGCAGTCTCTTATTAACAGAGGTCTCTGGAAAGAAGGTGCCATAAATATACACTCACAGAGTTCGGCCATAACCTTTAActaaatatatattcacattgTCAAACAAGACTTTAAATCCATTTGAAAACCAAGTGAGATGAAAGTAAAAGGCTCCTCCCTCTTCATTTTGCCTTGTGTTCACCGTCTCTGTCGAAAGGAATCAGTGTTTCCTTACCTGGAACAGTGTATCCTTTTTGCATTGCCCATCAGTTGTTAGCATGTCTGCCGTGTCGTAGTATACTGAGTGTTAAGCGTAATAACaggtcctcattttttttctgtctcttatcTTTAGGTAAGTCTTCTGATGGGAGTGATATTTCATATGATGGAATTTGCCACTTGGTAAAGTACTACTTTTTTCACATGACATCCTCTGTCACTTTTGTGGTTTCTCAGTCTGTTTTTTCATGTTACATAGTACTGAACTCTGCCTAAGTAGGCAGTAACAGTAACAAAAGAGCGAGGAGGCCATGGGGAATAAGGAAAGATCTGGCACTGCCTGCATTTGCTATGAAAACctgcttctgaaaaaaaaacctgtttataGCTACTTCAACTTTGTGTTTTTGAAGTTCAAGAAGTAGAAGAGttcttatatttaggaatgaTTGAATTTCCTTCTGAGACTTGTACCAAATTTAGAGTTGTGATTTCTCCTGGTGTTTGATAAAAATCTGACATTCCTTAGATTCCTCAATGTTACATGAAACATTGTGCGTCTCGTGGAATATAATTTGGATCATggcttatctttaaaaatgtatccaCTTAGATCTTGCGTCCCCGCGTGTGTGCGCCTTATCTCAGCTGGTCCGCCCGAGACCCTCTGAGAACCCTAGTCCCCGGCGCGGCCCCATTTCCACTCCGACAAGATGAAAGAAACGATCATGAACCAGGAAAAACTGGCCAAGCTGCAGGCACAAGTGCGCATTGGTGGGAAAGGAACTGCTCGCAGAAAGAAGAAGGTGGTTCACAGAACAGCCACAGCAGATGATAAAAAACTGCAGTTCTCCTTAAAGAAGTTAGGGGTGAACAATATCTCTGGTATTGAAGAGGTGAACATGTTTACAAACCAAGGAACAGTGATCCATTTTAACAACCCTAAAGTTCAGGCGTctctggcagcaaacaccttcacCATTACAGGCCACGCCGAGACAAAGCAACTGACAGAAATGCTTCCCAGCATTCTAAACCAGCTTGGGGCAGACAGTCTGACTAGTTTAAGGAGACTGGCTGAAGCTCTGCCCAAACAATCTGTGGATGGAAAAGCACCCCTTGCTACTggagaggatgatgatgatgaagtccCAGACCTGGTGGAGAATTTTGATGAGGCTTCTAAGAACGAGGCAAACTGAACAGAGGGGACTTCTGAAGAAGTGACTCTTGCAGAAGTTACAGGAGCTGCTATTTTATATCATGGCTGCTTTTTAAAGGTCTTTTGTTTATGGATCTGATCAAATCTAGATCGCTAATATTTTTAAGCCCAAGCCCCTTGGACACTGCAGCTCTTTTCAGTTTTTGCTTAAACACAATTCATTCTTTGCAGCAAATTAAGCTGAAGAAGCCTGGGAATAAAGTTTGGAAAAGGGTTAATAAAATTCTTTgcctagtaaaaaaaaaaaaaaaaaaaaaaaaaatgtatccacTTAAAGCTCAGCCTTTCCTGGACAGAGGATATGAGTGTTTGGAGGCAGTGTTGGCTGTGTTCAGAGCTAGAGGTGAACCTGTGCACCTGAGCCGCATGGTGGGATGCGTGAGAAGAACAATTGTCTTTCCCAGCTCGTTCTCCATCTTCTCAGTGATAAGAAGGATGTCTGTATTTGGTACAATTTCTGAAAAATTGGTAGATCCTGAATCCTAGCCAtacttttctttctggttttgtgcTCTTTTTCTAGGACCATACACAAGCAAAACCTGAAGTTCTTCTTCCTAGTACCACACCTTTCCAAAGTATTTCTTGGCATGATTTTGTatgacttgtgttttcttttagatGCTAATTTGATAAGGTTTTATGACTCAAAATACCCAGTTGGCCAGTTGGTGCTTCATTCCTTCGCTCTTCTCCATTATTGTcttctgaattattttcttttttcttgcttgttttgttgttgttgttttcaagacagggtttctcagtgtcgttctggctgccctggaactcactctgtagattaggctggcctcaaaatcaaagatcctcctgcctctgcctcccaagtgctgggattaaaggtgtgtgttctGAATTTCTAAATCTACAATGTCCAGTAGTTTGTAATTGTAAATCATTCCAGACTGTGGAATATTGCCATATATTATTGCTGACTCTGACTGAGTAAATAACACAGTCCTTAAGCATGATATGTTAGATTGCCTTTGATGTTCACCTTAAAACACTAGTGCAATGGTTCTCGACCTTCCTGTTGCTGCTGCCCTTTAACAGAGTTCCTCCTGTGGTGACACCCCAACCAtaaattgttttcattatgacttcataactgtaagtttgctgctgttatgacttgtaatgtaaatatctgatatgcagatggtcttaggcaatCCCTGTAAATGAGTCATTCCACACCCTCCCTAAGAGAgcatgacctacaggttgagaacccctggctTAGACACAGGAAACTCTCTACTCAGTATGGGCTCTGCACCAAAAGTTCAGGAGCATAAAGCATAAGGATCATCTTTTTCTCAAAGCACTGTTGTCACTGTATGTGACAGTTAATACCTCTAATTTCAGTATTTGAAAGGCTGAGCAAGAAGATTGTcagtgcgtttgaggccagcctgggtatatAAGGAGTTATAAGTCAGCATATGCTAGAATGAGATGTAGTCAAAAGCAAAACGTCCTGTGAGTTTGGTAAAATGCACAAATAGACAGGTGAGGGGATGGATAACATAAACACAAATGTAACTTGAAATGGAGGGTGTCTATATTTATCCCTAATTATGTTTGGCAACCTGTGATATGAAGTGATGCATTTCTCATATCAAGATGAGGATCATGTCTCTGTCTACTAGCAGGTACCTAAAGTAGATTGCTTTTAAGAACCCCTGTGAGGGCATGTATATAGCTCCTCCCAACAATCATGCTAATCTTATGTAATCTGAAATCATTCAGCACATCCTCCAAACTTCATCTGCCCCCTTAATCCTTTTTCATATCCACCATGCCGGACACGGTGAAAATGACCATAGTACCCAAAGCATGGTTATAAATTCTTgatgttcatttttattgatcTAATTTAAACTTTGTAAAGGTACATAAATATGGTCTTTTTATTAGCTCATCACAAAGACTGCTTTGTTAGGGGATAACAGGCTCTCGGTTTTTTTAAAGCCAGTGTGCTCACTGTTTCAAGCCTAGACTTCTAACCACAGTGCAGAATTTCCCAGCTATTGCACACAACACTGGAGGATGCCTTTTTTCTGACGTCGCTGCTTTTCAGGGTGTCAGACAAAACTTGAGTTGAAAGTTCCTGGTAACACACTGATCCTTGCCATTGAAGTTTATTCCGTATAGTTGGGAGTCATAAGAAACTCAAATTTCTGTGATTTCAGTTCAGTCTGTTCCCCTTGCTCATGATTATTTACCAAGTTGACATCTTTGCGTTTTTACTCCAAAAACCAGGCTTAGGATACACAGTATTAAGAATTCTAGAGAATTTTAGAATTGCCTTATAGGAGCAAAAGCCTCTATAACTTCTATAACATTTTGTTTTACATAGGCATGTCTGAAAGAACAAAGACAGGAGATTAGTTACCTAGTTAGTTAGGACTCTGAGGCAAGATCTTCATCGTGACCTCAGTTTAGAAGACTATTCTTACTACATAAAGCAGGGACTTGAATAAGTCAGTGATTATTATATTGAACATGTTGATTACAGAATAGACTTAAAGATCTAAATTGAATATCAGGGAGTCCCTCTGTGATTAATGAAGAAATTATAAATTAGTAAAAACAGTGATTTGCATGTTAAAGAAGAAATCTAATACTCTATTGAACTTTatccatctatgtatgtatgtatgtatatatttgcctttgtttctctgaaaCAAGATCTTTCTGAGTAGCCCTGACTgatctgtgtagaccaggctgaccttgaattcacagagacctgcatctgtttcccaagcactgggaaaggtgtgtgccaccatgccagtccagcctgtgtgtctgtctgtccgtccatccatccatccctctatccattcatccacccatctatctattcatccatccatctatctatttatccctctgtctatctgtctatctgtctgtctgtctatccatccatcatctatatatctacctatccatccatctatacatCCATCCACTACCTATATCAGAGGAAAACCTCCTGGTTTTTCTACCCCTTACCTTgtttgaggctgggtctctctTGTTTGCCCCTGTGCTGTGCCCTTCTGGCTAGCTGGATCACAATTTTCTAGGACAGTCTCctgtaggaatgctgggattatagacacctGCCACCATATCCATATTTGCATAAATAATTCACATAATAAAAATTCACATCATCAGGCTTGCATAACAAGCACTTTCAGCCACTGAGCTTCCCAAACTTTGTCCTTCCTAATGGAGATGGAAAAATGAATAGCCTAGATGGTTGATCCTGTTGCTTCAGGTTTGGGCTAGAGAGCCAAGGGAAGGATCAGAGGAATGAGAAGAGAGGAGTGAACTGGGACAGACACAGACATCAAAATCAGTATATTCAGGTACAATAGCAGCAGATCACAGAAGATCACAGCATGGTGTGTCTGGAGGAGAATAAACAGTTTCCATTGGTATCCCGCCACAGGCAGCCTCAGCAAGGCCAGTGCCAATCTCGTATCAGCCCTGGGGATACCTGGCCTATGCATTGATCCTAGTTCCTCTGACTCTACCTGGATGTGTGATGTGGCATGGCACTGCTTTGAAAGGGCCCGCCCCCTCAACAGTTTCATCCCACTACAGACACAGCTCTGAGCATGACTTTGGAAGAGTAGCACATGCATCTCATTTTGATTATCGCAGAGGCCTTCAGCTTTCACTATTGTTGTGTGAGtcttagcttcccaagtgctccCAGAGGATCAGAGACACTCAGAAACAACCCAGGGACCAAAGAAAGGAGtcagttcttcctgcctcagctgggGTATGTACAAAATGTGAAGATCTTTTTCTTCAGCGGTCAACATCTGCTTCCTCGTTAGTTCTGCTGGTTATTTCTGCAGCCAGGTTATCATTTACAAacataagtgaatgaatgaagacAACGGGGCTTAGTATTAGACCGGAGGCAGAGAATACTTTAGGCTTTTGGACTGATGTTCTACCTCTGAGATGAGACTTTGCATTACTCCATATCTGGCTGAAGATCTGGTGGTAGGTGCATCATAGCCATTGCAGAGACCACATAGTGTTGCTGTGTAGATTTGTCAAGGGCAATTTTGCATCTTGTTGTAGCTGCAAGAAGTTTTAGGTGTTTTAACTTTCCTTGAGTTTTAGGTAGTTTAACAATCTAAGAGAAGAGCATGGTGGGAAAAAAGGAATTGGTAAAAAGATGGCTCCCCCGAGGATGGCCAGGTCACAGTGAAAATGGAGTATGTGCTACTTTCTGGCCCAGGCCAGGTGATTGGATGTGGATGTCATGTATGTCCCCAGTGCAGTGGTAATTCTCCCTTTAGCCACGACAGAgtattgttctttgttttcctatAGTGCTTGTCAAAATGCTATGACAACTGGCTGGTTTTATGCAAACAGAGCCTGGTTCTCTAGAGACAGTGTGTCTGAAAGTCAAACATGGATGGCAGCCATTGGCACGCAGAGGAGTCAGAAACCACAGATTGTTTTCTCGTTGGATGAACAGCTTAAAGCAACGTAAAGTTAATTGAAGAATTCCTTGAAAGTGAAGTCAGACTAAAGAAACactctgagtctataatttagTAAATGGAAAGATCTGTAAGTGGTAGGAAGACTAAAAGTTTGgggtaaaaaagaacatttttgtaAATAGATCTGGCTTGTGTTATTGCCTAGGCTGTTTTAATTATTTGCTCTAATAATGTAGATCTGCAGAAGAATCTCTAATTAGGTAAGGCTTGATTTATGGAGTTGGCCTCATATAAACCATGATGTCATAGTGTGCTGCAGAAAATTACAGGCCTGGTCTTGCCattgaaaactattatttttcCCTAGATCTACTCCTGTTCTGTGTGACTTAccctcaaaaaaaaccaaagttttCTTTGCTCTTCACAAGCCATCCCAGGTAAATTTCAACACGTATTGTTACTTTTTGAGTAATTTCATCATACTTTTTATGACAAGAAAGGATCAGGCCAAAACCTCCGACCAATTAAAGCAATCTCCGCTTGGCGAGAATTAGATGCAGACCAGTGTGCTCTCTACCAAAGTGAACTCGTACTCACTCCCCTTGGCTGACACATTGGCAAGGACATGCCAGCCTATCAAAAGCGTccgtctctctgtccctccctcctacAGCCTTAAACCCATTCTCCATGgtacacgcgtgcacacacacatacacacacacacatgcgtgtgcacacatacatgcagacacttCCTGGAAAGCGGTTTCAACGTTCCTGTTacctggtttgtttggttttaaataaGAACAAGGGCCTAGATAAAGTTCTGCCATACAGCTTGTCATTCTCCTCTCGGTGTGCTAGTATCTAACAGTAGCACCAGGCCTTTTCTCTCATTATAGGCCTGCTAATCACAATTTCCTAACATTTTTCTTCCATTAATTATATCTTAATGATTGTGTTTTCTATGGTTTCTTATAAGTCGTGTTGCATTTTTGCTCTTGTGGAACAAGATTATAGCCTGAATGCCCTTGGACTCTTTATTTAGAAGCACTTTTCCTGCCTTTCACAATTGTCTAATCTACATCTACTACTTCTTCTCTTTGCACACTCTTTAGTGCATTTGTCATACAGAACATCTTTTAAATAATTCTGCTAACAAGTCCAGTAGGCACAAGCAGGTTCAGAAACAAGCACAGCTCTGGGCGACTGGGAAAAATGCATGGGCACGCTGAAGAGTTAAACCCTCTAACTTGGTGTGGACCTGTTCCTAGGTTTAGTAGCATTGGACTGGATAAAATGGAGGTCCATTTAGGAAGCTTCAGAATCTATACTGTCCACACTGCCTTCATTATCCAGATGGCATTTACGGGTGGTTACATGGCTGTTCAGGTCAAAACTGGTCAGTGGCCAGGATGGATATGCCAACTGCCACACTAAGATTTTGCCAGAGCTCCATTAGAGGACTGACGTCCTGACTGCTGGCTGAAAGTGGAAATGCAAGCTTGAGAGATCACCATCCATCTGTCTTGATAATTATCTAACCCATGACTTTAATACAATAGTAATCCCTTTTGCAATTTAGTTTGTTTTCCAAGGTTTATTATTCATGATCAGATGTGGTATAAAGTTAGTAAAtgaacatttaatatattttaaatccttTTCTCACATTATACTATCCTATTTTTCTATTATGATTATTAATTTCTTACTATGACTAAGTTTTCACATATTTTATCTTAGTTTGCTACTCTATTGcaatgataaaacactgaccgaAAACAAGttagggaggaaggggtttatctAACTTAAAGCTTCGTTGTTAAGTGAGACTAGGAGGCAAGAACTtgagcagaagtcatggaggaatcACACCGCCTGGCTtgctccatgacttgctcagctttttttttataCAGCTCAGGCCCCCGTGCCCAGCAGTGGCACTCCCCGCTGTGGACTGAGCCCTCTCATGTCGatgattaatcaagaaaataccccacaggacagtctgatggaggcaatctcaactgaggtttcctcctcccaggttactcaagttgacaaaaaccgaCCAGTACATGCGTGCTTGTCTCGGAGGAGCACGTGCCCCTTATCATCTGCAGTCTTCACAGACCAGACGAACACCCTAGAACGCATGCCCCATTGATAACAGCGAGCTACCATACCAGATAACAGACTCGAAGTCATTTCTGATGTCAGAGTTCACCCTTGCCATATAGGGCTAACTGGGGACAAGACTTGTCCCTCTTGTCTGCAAATGAGCACCCATGTGGAGGGACTGCCCTTGCCTCTTGGGGCTCATTCTCCATCCCCATCCTCAGCTCCACACTGCCCAAGGCTACTTTTGTTAATGTAAACCAATTTCAAACCAGTGTAGGCCTCTGAGGCAGAGGGGTGatgacatttaaatttatttagtcACTTTAAGAAATCAAAAATGCTAACTTTCCTGATACCACAGTGGGCAGATTGATTTCTTAAATCACTTCCCTTACTCTCTTATCTTCCCAgtgcttccctcctcttctttttctatagGTAAAACTTTCTGTTAAACTTTCCTACAGTGAGTGAGAGCGTTTGCAGTGGGGATCTTGAACGCCAGCTGTGTGCAGGAGTACATGGGTAGAGGACTTTTTATCACCCAGAAGGTCTGCTTTGAGACTAGGAACAAGGACAGCTGAAGGCTAAAGACCTGTGCCCTGTCCACAAGGGCCAAAAGGGGCTAGTGGCTTCATAGCTCCTAATCATTTTTGTCTTGTAAAAAAAGTACAGTTATGTAGTTGACAAGATCTTACACTCTTTTGAGAGAAACCGGAAGTCTAAATTATGACATTAAACTTCCTGATTTCACGTGTTGGCAGCCTCTTTCTTCCACTTGCTTTAATCCAGAAGCCTTGAAGTTGTCCttgacttctttcttcctttcaaaacaCACATCAAATCCGTCAGGAAATCCTGTTGGCTCTACCCTCAGAATATATTAAGAATTTGACCATTCACTGTGCTGGTGTGTAGTCAACCCGCCACTACCTCTCGCCAGGTCTGCTGTCTCCAGGCACAGAAGATTGCCTTTTCAGAGTCCAAGGATCTGTTGAAAATGCATCAGATCATGTTGCCCATGCTCACAACTCTCCAGGGTCTCCCAGTCTCGAGTAGCCTGAAAGCCAAAAGCCTCCTGGTGAAACATGAAGCCCTTTGGCCTCGTCTCTGCAGCTCCAGTGGCCTCCTGCCTGTTTGTCCAGTTCACCAGTTCATTTCCATCTCTTGACCTCTGCCATTggtcttccttcttttccaggtATCACCATGGCCTTTTGACTCTTCACCCTTTACTCAAAAGTCGTCTTCTCAGCAAGGCCTGCCTTGGATGGTCTAGGCTTCTGTCAGAAACATCCATTCACACAACTCTccactctcctcttctttttcatgATCCAATATGCAAcgggttttcttctttattttctgtcttccacaGTAGCATGCGGATTGCACAAGAACCAGGACTTGAATAGTCTGAGTTTGCTCACTGTTGTATTCTTAGTATCTAAACCTATGCCTCATTTTTacatacttaataaatatttttaagggaaTAAATGGATTTAAAAACTACCTATTCAGTGCTTGGCCAAGCCAAAACTCTCCAATGGACCAAACCTAGCCTATCCCCCCTTTGTGCTTGTTTCAGAATCAGAGCAGGTACTTCTGGTGGCATCTTGTAGCTTGAGGACAGACTGTATTTGACCTCATTTATTCCTTCCCTGTTCTAGAAGTCACAGAAGAGCTCTTCCATTGCATTAGTTCATGTTGAGTCCACTCTGCTTGACTGCAATTCCTGTCTGTTGTTCATCTCACTGACATTGCTTTTCCCAATGGATTTCTGTTTAGAATGTGGCAAGTGTGAGCTGAtgaaggatggctcagtgagtggagATGCTTACAACTAACCCAGTGATCTAATCCCAGTCCCCTTAGCCCAAAGGGAATACGGAAAGTATATATGCATTACTTCAGCCATCCAAATAAACTTGTAAATCTCCAAAGGCTTGAAGTAATTGAAGAATTTGATCTGCTTTCTACCGCACGGTTAGGGAGATGAGAGGAAGAAGAGTACAAGGAATGGACGGACACTCAGGTGGAAGAATTTTGATGAACTGGAAGACGAAGTGGAAGATGGAGTGAGACTGCAGGGAGGAGTGAGTGCTTAGGAAAGACATTGAAGGCAAGGCAGGGTGGAACCTACAGGGCATGGTAAGGAAGCTGGCGAGAGCTTGAAAGGCTGATACAGGCTGCATGGGAAGTGCTCTGTGCAGATTATTGCAATTATTTTTCGCTTGCATTATATGATGCTATCCTCCTTTACAGACAGGTAAACTGATATTCTGGAGTTAAGTAATCAGCCTAAAGCCATAGAGTTAACCCAAGTCACCATTTCAGCCTTGCTCTTAGCCAATAggctttccttcttcccctcttcatcCAGTATTTCGTTAGGCCATTCACACTGAACATCTACCAACTTTCTGTTGTGTTCCAGTTGAAGACAATAGCTGTTTGGGCTTTCTGTTAATATTTGCTTTCTATTAATAGTTATAATTTTTATCATAGTGATAGAGGAAGATCATAGAATAAATCTTAGCAAGTACCAGTGCCTTACTACTGATTTTaggttgctttttttgttttgttttgttttttgagacagggtctctctgtgtaatagttctggctgtcatgaaactagctcttatagaccaggctggcctcaaactcacagagatccacctacccctacctcctgggtgctgggattaaaggcatgcgccaccaccacctggctgatctTTCTAGACATTCTCAGTACACACCCCTCCCACCTTCAgatcttctgtgtgtgtggtatgtgtgtgtctgtatctaaTTAGTGTTGCCTGCTGGAATGCTGACTGGCCTTATTGtattgatcttgtgcaggtctccTGGAAGTAACCATATAATTAAGGAatgttttgttaaatttttaaatatttttaaatattgtccATTTACCCAGGAACTTATTTATCCAGGAATTATTCATAGATAATTTTACATTGAAAATTATAAAGATATAAGATAAAGTGATGGTATAGCGTTCATTTACTAGTGCTTATGGTAATGTATGTGGTTAGAAAATAATCTTGATTCTTGTGTAGTGATAACAGTATAGTGATAGCTAGTGTCCATATTTCCTTAACAAGAACTGAGGAAGGTGGCACTTGTGATAACAACATTCAGGAAGCTGTATTAGGTTGATGACAAGCTCaataccagcctgggctacgtagctATCATACCAATGGATAGGGTCAAAACTCATTACTGTGAACTCTAAATataatggttatttttttttttttttttttttttttttttttttttttggtttttcgagacagggtttctctgtggttttggagcctgtcctggaactagctcttgtagaccaggctggtctcgaactcacagagatccgcctgcctctgcctcccaagtgctgggattaaaggcgtgcgccaccaccgcccggctataatggttatttttgtattttattttatctttttacatGTAGCTATAACACAATGGATAGTACATCGGGCTTCtagtatctctgtctctcacacacacaaacacatgcatacatacatacacacacacagaatacctTTTCACCAAAGTATATCATAAATATATcccttttgatattttattagtAGATCAGTCATTTGTTAACAGTTATTACAGCTCTTAGGCTCCATTCTTTTTGTTAATGAAAATGGGGGCTTATTTGGctcaaagaaaaattatttatttcatttttacaattAAAGATTAATCAAGTGCCTTAGGATGAAACCTTAGATTGATAATACATTTGCAAAGTTTATGAAATATTAAAGTTTGACTAGAAATGCATTTGCCAAGTGATATTGTCTTTATAAACATAagt
The Chionomys nivalis chromosome 3, mChiNiv1.1, whole genome shotgun sequence genome window above contains:
- the LOC130871026 gene encoding transcription factor BTF3 — encoded protein: MKETIMNQEKLAKLQAQVRIGGKGTARRKKKVVHRTATADDKKLQFSLKKLGVNNISGIEEVNMFTNQGTVIHFNNPKVQASLAANTFTITGHAETKQLTEMLPSILNQLGADSLTSLRRLAEALPKQSVDGKAPLATGEDDDDEVPDLVENFDEASKNEAN